Proteins co-encoded in one Nicotiana sylvestris chromosome 7, ASM39365v2, whole genome shotgun sequence genomic window:
- the LOC138872806 gene encoding uncharacterized protein, with protein sequence MDPLKYIFQNPMPTGRLSKWQILLTEFDNVYVTRTAMKAQALVDHPAENPVDDEYQPLSTYFLDEEVNSVEVIPEDTNAWKMFFDGAVNTKGVAIRAILILPTGQHYPATARLRFFCTNNTGEYEACIMGMNMAVDMDVEELLIMGDSDLIIWQAQGEWETRDIKIIPYKQHMEDISKRFKSVEFRYISRLHNELIDALATLAAVLSYPGNVHIDPLEIQIRKRHSYCNTVEIEPDVQPWYHDIKGF encoded by the coding sequence atggatcctctgaagtacatatttcaaaacccaatgcccacaggaaggttgtcaaagtggcaaatcctgctcactgaGTTTGACAatgtctatgtcacccgcacggcgatGAAAGCTCAAGCCTTGGTGGATCACCCAGctgagaatccggttgatgatgaataccaaccccTGAGTACTTACTTTCTGGAcgaggaagtaaattcagttgaaGTAATtccagaagacaccaatgcttggaaaatgttctttgacggagctgtaAACACAAAAGGTGTCGCGATTAGGGCAATTTTGATTTTgcccactggtcagcactatcctgccACAGCCCGGCTTCGGTTTTTCtgtacaaacaacaccggtgaatatgaagcttgcattatgggtatgaatatggCAGTTGACATggatgtggaagaattgttaattatgggagattctgacttgattatttggcaagctcaaggtgaatgggaaactcgggacaTTAAGATTATCCCATACAAGCAACATATGGAAGATATTAGCAAACGATTCAAGTCTGTTGAATTCAGGTACATCTCTCGATTACACAATGAGTTAATTGATGCGCTAGCTACCTTGGCGGCAGTATTGTCATATCCGGGTAATGTCCATATTGACCCGTTGGAGATCCAAATTCGAAAAAGACATAGTTATTGCAATACAGTTGAAATAGAACCAGATGtccagccatggtatcatgatatcaaaggTTTTTGA
- the LOC138872808 gene encoding uncharacterized protein, with product MEKDCFSFVRKCHQCKVHGDLIHALPSELHHMSAPWPFVAWGIDVIGTIETKSLNRHRFILVAIDYFTIWVEAVTFKAITKKAVVEFVHSNIIFQFGIPKTIITNNAANLNSHLMREVCKKFKITHCNSTPYRPKANGTVEATNKNIKKILRKIKVLDNGIKTEIKDDEWVKTQLEQLTMINEKWMAAVCHGQLYQQRMARAYDKKVQPRNFEVGKLVLRRIIPHHEEAKGKCSPNWKGPYIVRKLLLKRALYLGDIEGNDPETAVNADAVKRHPASAGTSSRLRLVIMVDASKSKLLEGDNQIEVPIKANKVEKIESHVANRLGKGLKSQDTPNALKLKLEERSQK from the exons atggaaaaggattgcttcagttttgtccgcAAGTGCCATCAGTGTAAGGTacacggtgacctgattcatgcactGCCTTCAGAGTTACATCatatgtcagcaccttggccatttgttgcctggggtataGATGTTATTGGGACAATCGAGACGAAATCTTTGAATAGGCACAGATTCATCCTGgttgccattgattatttcacaatATGGGTTGAAGCAGTCACTTTCAAAGCCATCACTAAGAAAGCGGTGGTAGAATTCGTGCATTCCAACATCATTTTTCAGTTTGGTATTCCCAAAACTATCATTACAAacaatgctgcaaatttgaatagccatttgatgagggaggtatgcaaaaaatttaagattacgcattgtaactctaccccttatcggcccaaagctaatggcACTGTTGAAGCTacaaacaagaatatcaagaagatcctcaggaaaatcaaagttctagacaatggcataaaaa CCGAGATTAaggatgatgaatgggtcaagaccCAGTTAGAACAATTAACTATGATTAATGAAAAATGGATGGCCGCAGTTTGCcatgggcagttgtatcaacaaagaatggcccgtgcttacgaCAAGAAAGTGCAgcctagaaactttgaagtggggaaACTCGTTCTGAGACGTATTATACcacatcatgaggaagcaaaaggaaaatgttctccaaattggaaaggtccgTACATTGTAAGAAAACTGTTGCTGAAAAGAGCATTGTATCTGGGAgacatcgaaggaaatgatcccgaaacagctgtcaatgcagatgcggtcaaaag GCACCCAGCCTCGGCAGGTACATCGAGTCGACTTCGACTGGTCATAATGGTtgatgcttcgaaatcaaaactcttggaaggagataatcaaattgaagtgcctataaaggcaaataaAGTTGAAAAGATTGAGTCCCACGTGGCCAACCGTCTTGGCAAAGGTTTGAAAAGCCAAGATACCCCAAATGCtttgaaattgaagttggaagaaagaagccagaaataA